From the Streptococcus hyointestinalis genome, the window TGTGCATAAGCTGCACTTGCGCTTCTAGCTCCTGCATGGTCATCCCTGTAGCGATAGAGACGGTCAGGTCTGACTGCTGAGCTTCGTAGGTAATTGCCGAGATGATGTTCATGAAAAAGGGTTCACTCAGACGCTCTGGCGTCACAAGCGGCGGCAAAACCACACCGATAGCTTGAGTTGAGCCGTTAGCTAACATCTGCGCAGCCACATTTGGCACATAACCCAGCTCGTCCATAGCTTTTCTGACTTTTTCTTTTGTCTTTTGAGAAATAGAGCGATTGTCTCTTAGCACACGGCTAACTGTTGACGGATTGACGCCTGCTCTTTGGGCGACATCCTTAATGGTAACCATTAAATTGCTCCTCCTTTTAGTTTAAATCATAACATGATATTAACAGTATAATAAACCTGCAAGAACAATGCAAGCGCTTTTCTTAAAAATATCTAAATCACATCACTTTGTAAAAATTTTTTTGGCAACAGAAACAAAACTGTCAAGAAGGTCTACATCCTTGATAGTACTAGCTTTAGAAATGTAAGCCCTTTCTAATACACCGTCCACAATCGTAAAAATTTTAAAAATTTTTCTAAAAAAGCCTTGACTTTTGCTGCAAACGGTTGCATAATATAAGCATAGAAACCTAAAAATTCCTTAAAGGAGGGAATGTTATGACCAAGAAATCTTGGAAAAAATGGCTAGCAGCTTCTGCTGCTCTCACTTTGGCAGCTGGATTAGTTGCCGTATCGACGACTTCACCTGCATATGCAGCTTCAAAAACAACCTTGAAGTTGTGGGTGCCAACCGACTCAAAGGACTCTTATAAAGATATTGTCAAAAACTTTGAGAAGGAAAACAAAAACGTTAAGGTTAAAGTGATTGAGTCAAACGACTCTAAAGCTCAAGAAAACGTCAAAAAAGACCCAAGTAAAGCCGCAGATGTCTTCTCACTGCCACATGACCAACTTGGTCAATTGGTTGAGTCTGGTATCATCCAAGAAGTACCAAGCAAATACGCTAAAGAAATCAAGAGTAACGACACAGAACAATCTGTTCTTGGTGCACAGTATAAAGGTAAAACCTACGCCTTTCCATTTGGTATCGAGTCACAAGTTCTCTTCTATAACAAGGAAAAACTTTCAGCAGATGATGTCAAATCTTACGAAACCATCACTACAAAAGCAACCTTTGGTGCTAACTTCAAGCAAGTAAATGCTTATGCAACAGCACCGCTCTTCCTCTCAGTTGGTGATACACTCTTTGGTAAGACTGGTGAAGATGTCAAAGGAACAAACTGGGGCAATGAAGCTGGTGTTTCTGTTCTTCAATGGATCGCAGACCAAAAGAGCAACAAAGGATTTGTCAATGTCAATGCTGAAAACGCTATGAGTAAGTTCGGTGACGGCACTGTCGCTGCTATGGAATCAGGTCCTTGGGACTACTCAGCAGCTCAAAAAGCACTCGGTGCTGACAAACTCGGCGTTGCCGTTTACCCAACAATCAAGATTGGCGACAAAGAAGTACAACAAAAAGCTTTCCTTGGTGTCAAACTCTACGCAGTCAACCAGGCACCTGCTGGTTCTGATACAAAACGTATCGCAGCAAGCTACAAACTCGCAAGCTACCTTACAAGTGCAGACACTCAAAAACAACAATTTGAAACACGTAACATCGTGCCAGCAAATAAAGAAATCCAAGAATCTGACACTGTGAAATCAAACGAACTTGCACAAGCTGTTATCACAATGGGTAGCTCAGATACTTACACTACTGTTATGCCTAAGCTTAGCCAAATGTCTACCTTCTGGACTGAAAGTGCTGCTATCCTTAGCGATACTTACAACGGTAAAATCAAATCAAGCGACTACCTCAAACGTCTCAAACAGTTTGATAGCGACTTAGCCAAATCAAAATAAGATGCTAAAAATAGAACCTTGCTAGCGACGCTAATTCTGCAGTTAGCGGGGTTCGTTTTTTAACACCTTGACTGATCATTGATAACATAATGTATTATCCGTTATTTTAGAGGAGACTTATCATGTACACTACCCCTAAAAAACCATTACAGCTTTTTACAGAGACCTTTAAAGAAGGAGATACAGCAACAAAGCTCTCTTACTTTATCATGGGGGCTGCCAATCTCAAAAATAAGCAAATCACAAAAGGGCTGCTCTTTTTAATCAGTGAGATTCTCTTTATCATCTCTTTTATCTATCAGGTCATTCCTTCTATCAAAGGACTCATCACTCTTGGTACTAAAAGCCAAGGCATGACAACAAAAACTATTGATGGTATTAAAATGCAAGTCGCCACTCAAGGTGACAACTCTATGCTCATGCTCATCTTTGGGCTTGCTGCTGTAATTTTTTGCTTGGTATTTATCTACATCTACTGGTGTAATATCAAGAGTGCAGCGCACCTAATGGAGCTAAAAGCGCAAGGGCGCAAGATTCCAACCTTAGTTGAAGATGTCAAAACCTTGTCAGATGGTCGTTTCCACATGACCCTTATGATTATTCCTTTGATTGGGGTTTTGCTCTTTACCATTTTGCCATTGATTTATATGATTTGCTTGGCATTTACCAACTATGACCACAACCACCTTCCTCCAAAGAGCCTCTTTGATTGGGTTGGCTTTGTGAACTTTGGCAATATCTTTAGCGGTCGTATGGCAAGTACGTTCTTCCCTGTTTTGTCATGGACATTGATTTGGGCAGTTTTTGCAACGGTTACTAACTTCTTCTTTGGTATCGTTCTAGCTCTTATCATCAACACTAAAGGGCTCAAGTTTAAGAAAATGTGGCGGACATTCTTTGTCATCACCATGGCAGTACCGCAGTTCATCTCTCTTCTTATCATGAGAAACCTGCTTAATGACGCTGGACCTATCAATGCGCTTCTTGAGAAGATTGGCTTGGTGTCACACGCCCATCCGCTACCATTTCTCTCAGACCCTATCTGGGCGAAATTCTCTATCATCTTTGTTAACATGTGGGTTGGTATCCCTGTTACCATGCTGGTTGCGACAGGTATCATCATGAACCTCCCACAAGAGCAAATCGAGGCTGCTGAGATTGATGGGGCAAATAAATTCCAAATCTTTAAATCCATCACTTTCCCTCAAATCTTGCTGATTATGACACCTACACTCATCCAGCAATTTATCGGAAATATCAATAACTTCAACGTCATCTACCTACTAACCGAAGGTGGACCTACTAACTCCAACTACTACCAAGCTGGTAGCACAGACCTTTTGGTCACATGGCTCTACAAGCTGACTGTTACCGCAGCTGACTACAACTTAGCTTCTGTTATCGGTATCATTATCTTTGTTCTCTCTGCTATCTTTAGCTTACTCGCTTACACAAGAACAAACTCTTACAAGGAAGGAGCTGCTAAATAATGAATAAGAGAAAACGCCTCAACCTTACTTTTGTCTATATTTTACTGATTGTCCTATCAGTTATCTGGCTCTTTCCTATAGCTTGGGTAGTTTTGACCAGTTTTCGTGGTGAAGGTACTGCTTTTGTCAACTACTTCATTCCAAAAACGTGGACATTTGACAACTACACCAAGCTCTTTACCCAAAGCACCTTTCCTTTTGGGCAATGGTTCTTAAACACCTTGATTGTAGCGACATTGTCATGTATCATCTCAACCTTTATCACGGTAGCTATGGCTTACTCACTGAGCCGTATCAAGTTCAAACACCGTAATGGTTTTCTAAAACTAGCACTTGTGCTCAATATGTTTCCTGGCTTTATGAGCATGATTGCAGTATACTATATCTTGAAAGCCTTTAACCTTGACCAAACACTGACAGCACTTGTCCTTGTCTACTCAGCTGGGGCTGCACTTGGATTTTACATCGCTAAAGGGTTCTTTGACACCATTCCTTACTCTCTTGATGAGAGTGCCATGATTGATGGTGCCACACGTAAAGACGTCTTCTTTAAAATTACTCTCCCTCTCTCAAAACCTATCATCGTCTATACAGCCCTTATGGCATTTATCGCACCTTGGATGGACTTCATCTTTGCCAAAGTTATCCTCGGGGATGCAACAAGCAAATACACTGTCGCTATCGGACTCTTCTCTATGCTTCAACAAGATACTATCAATGATTGGTTCATGCCATTTACGGCTGGTTCTGTCATTATTGCAATTCCCATTACATTACTCTTTATGTTCATGCAAAAATACTATGTTGAAGGTATCACAGGCGGTTCTGTCAAATAAGCTTTGCCTTCTCACACAATAAGATAAGAATAGGAAAATACATTATGACAACTCTACAATTAGATCATATCTACAAAAAATACCCAAATGCAACACACTACTCTGTTGAGGACTTCAATCTGGATATCAAAGACAAGGAATTTATCGTCTTTGTTGGACCATCTGGTTGCGGAAAATCAACAACGCTTCGTATGATTGCAGGACTTGAGGACATCACAAAAGGAGAGCTCAAAATTGATGGCGCTATCGTCAATGACCTCTCTCCAAAAGACCGTGACATCGCCATGGTTTTCCAAAACTACGCCCTCTACCCTCACATGAGCGTCTACGACAACATGGCATTTGGCTTGAAACTACGTAAATACTCTAAAGATGACATTGACAAACGTGTCCGTGAAGCGGCTGAAATTCTTGGTTTGACAGAGTTTCTCGAAAGAAAACCTGCTGACCTATCTGGTGGACAACGCCAACGTGTCGCTATGGGACGTGCCATTGTCCGTGACGCCAAGGTCTTCTTGATGGACGAGCCTCTCTCAAACTTGGATGCTAAGTTGCGTGTCTCTATGCGTGCTGAAATCGCTAAGATTCACCAACGTATCGGCTCAACCACTATCTACGTTACCCACGACCAAACCGAAGCCATGACACTGGCTGACCGTATCGTTATCATGTCAGCGACTAAAAATCCTGACGGTTCTGGAACGATCGGACGTGTTGAGCAAATCGGTACCCCTCAAGAGCTCTACAACCAACCAGCTAATAAATTTGTCGCAAGCTTCATCGGAAGCCCAGCTATGAACTTCTTTGATGTCAAGGTTGGCAAGGACAAATTGACTAACGACCACGGGCTTGAGTTGGCACTTCCAGAAGGACAAGCTAAAGTCCTTGAAGCTAAAGGGTATCTTGGCAAAACCGTTACTTTTGGTATCCGCCCAGAGGACATTTCAAGCAACAATATCGCACAAACGGCTTATCCTAATTCTTCTGTCGAAGCTGAAGTCGTCGTCTCAGAGCTTCTTGGTAGCGAAACCATGCTCTACCTCAAACTCGGTCAAGACGAATTTGCAGCACGTGTCGACGCCCGTGACTTCCACAACCCTGGCGATAAAGTAACCCTCACCTTCAAGGTCGCTAAAGGACACTTCTTTGACCCTGAAACAAGCAAACGTATCGCTGCAGAATAATAAAAAAGCACCTGAGGTGCTTTTTTATTACCAAAATTCACGGACAAAATCATCCTCTAAGCGCTCACTGTAAAAGAGCTCAGACAAGTCCTCCTCATCAAAGATACGCATGAGATTAAGCAAATCATAGGCAAGCTCTAAGTCAGCAAGACTCTCTTTTTTTACCCATGAGACCTCACCCTCGTCTGATGAGCGCAACTGCCCAGTGAAGCTTGACGTTTTATACAAAAAGACAATATAGCGCTCGTTGTCCTTTGTGTGCCAGTGCTTAACACCCACCAACTGCGGATGCTCAATGGTAAGCCCCGTCTCCTCATACACCTCACGAGTGATGGCTTGATGTAGGCTCTCACCTTTTTCGATGTGTCCACCTGGAAAAGCAAAGCCCGACCAAGCGTAGCGTTCTGGGCTGCGGTATTGCATGACGACATTGCCCTTGTCGTCTTCTATCATACACATATTAGTTAAAATAACCTTTTCTGTTTTTGACATGATACACCTCTCTTTTATTCATGTATCAGTATAACGAAAAGAAAGGGAGAAAACAAGTGCCCAAAGGTTTAGTGCAGTGCTTTTTGGAGCGTCTTTGAAAAACTGCTGAGATAATAAAGGCTATAAGCCAGAAAACTCCCCAGCAAGCTCGCCAAAATATCAAAAGGCAATTTCATAAGCGCATAAGTTGGCGTGGCATAGACAAAGGCACGTCCCAAACCATAGCCCACGATACTAATAAAACAAGCAGCAAGAAGTGCTAGAAAAATCTGTGTCTTTGAAGCACTTCTAGCGTCACCAGCTAGTTTTGACACCGTATAGGCAGCAAGCCCTTGAACCAAAAGAGACACAAACATCGGCGCTGGATAAAAGAAGAAATCCCCTAAAAAGCTCCCTAGTCCTGCAATCACAGCGGCTTCTAGCGGATTAAAGACCAGAGCTGCTAGAAAGATAATCACTTTATTAAAGTAAAAGTGACCACCTGGAACAGGGATACTAAAAGAAGATAAAAGAACAGTTAGCGCTGTAAAAAGCGCAGCATAGGTTAATCGTTTTGTCATCATAGACCTTATATTTATATTAGCGGGTAGCTCCCGCTAGTATAAACCCTTTCTTTAATTATTTTTTAGATTTGTTTTATACTTAGTTCAGCGCTGTGGATTAGTATCTTACACCAATCGCTTTGACGATTTCTAGGAGGCTCTAACCACAGCTCTTTGTTTAATTGGTAATGAGAATGATAACGCCCAGACGTTTTATCTCGTGTAAGGATACAAGACAAAGAGTGCGTGGAACGAACAACAGTCGCTAATAATCTCGAAAGGAACCAGAAACTTATGTTTTATGTTGGTATTGATATTGCCAAAAACAAACACGATTTAGCCTGTATCAACGAAACTGGAGAAACAGTGATAACCAACTTCAGATTTGCCAATTCTTGTCAAGGTTTTCATCAGCTGAAACTAAAGCTAGAACAGCTATCTCCTATCACACAAGATGTCCAGATAGCACTTGAAAGCACAGGACACTATAACTACAATATAGTGACCTTTTTAAGAGACTTAGGCTACAATGTATTTGCCTACAACCCGCTCATTATCAAAGAATTTGCTAAATCACAATCGCTTAGAAAAACTAAAACTGATAGGAAAGATGCCCTTTTAATTGCTCGTAAGCTACGCTCTGACGTAACCCCTGAACGTTATCAAACAGATAGGGTATTAGACGAGTTAAAAGAGCTGACACGTTATCAAAATCGCCTAATTCAATCACGATCTAGATGCAAGAATTTATACATCAGATTACTTGATATTATCTTCCCTGAACTCCACAGAATCGTTAATAATCTCTATAATCAGTTTATCTATGACTTACTAACAAACTATCCTTCTCCACAAAGAATAGCTCGTGCTCGGTTCTCATCATTGCTTAAAATTAAGCGACTAACCGCTGATAAGGCGCATCAGATACAAGAAACAGCCAAACAGACTATTGGTAATGCTTCACCTGTTTTATCCTTGGAGTTAGTTCAATTAATTGAAAGCATTAAACACTACGATAAGCAAATTAACCAAGTCCAAGAGGAAATTAACCTCTTGATGATTGAGTTGAACTCTCCTATTACTTCTATTCCTGGAATTGGAAGTCGTCTTGGTGCTATTATTCTAGCTGAAATTAAGAATATTCATAATTTCAAGAATCCAAATCAGCTCCAGGCCTTTGCAGGATTAGACCCTGCCATTTACCAATCAGGACAGATGGATAATACCGGTCATATGGTAAAACGAGGCTCCTCTTATCTAAGGTACGCTCTAATACAGGCTGCTAAGCTTATAGCCATTTATTCCCCACATTTTAAAGCCTATTTAAGACTAAAAATCAGTCAAGGAAAGCATTACAATGTAGCTGTGACACATGTTGCTAAAAAGCTCATTCGTGTAATTTATCATCTTCTTAAAACCAATCAACTGTTTGATGAAACTAAGCTAAGGTAAAACTATAAAGTCATGAATCATTTTAAAAACTTGCTTTTAGCAGGTCTTTTTCACATGCAATCAATTTTCTAAATAGCTTTTAAAAATAGTTAATATTTTTAAAAATTATTCTTGACTTTTTATATAGAATGCCTCCTAAGACTTTTGTCTAACAGTATAGACCTCTTTATCTCCTCTTTCAAGCTCTAAAAAGAAAAACTGTCTGGGGACAAAAAAGCAGATAAGACTAACTTACCTGCTTTTTGTATTTTGGAGGCTCTGTTCTCTTAGTTCACCATATTGATTTGTTGGTCATCAATAACAGTGAATAGAGAAAGGCTATCACCATCTAAGTCTGTGTGGTGCATGTTGACACCTGTGATTTGATTGTTGTTGTAAGTGGTGTAGTAGTAGATTCCTTTATCCACATTACAGCAAGATGAGTAGATGGTGTACTCAAACTCATCATTTCCAACATTACACAAGCCCTTTTGTTGCTCTACAGAGTGCAAAATGTGGAAAAATTGGCTGACGCTGTCTGCTTCACCTTGACCTGGGATAACGTTAAATTTGGTGAAGGTTGCTTTGACAAAACGTGATGTTGAGGTCAAATCACCTGGCAAACCTAGTGTTCCCATACCACGTGAGTACTCATCCAGCTCCAACTTATCTGAAAAACGGTTTGATGTTGCAACTGGAGAGAGCGCACGGTAGTTGTTCAAGCTAAAGAGTTGCATATCAAAGGATGGGTTGTTGGTCAAGACACCCACTGGATTGTCGTACACTTTCAATCCTTCTTTGACAGACTCTACAACGATAGAATGCTCACGATCAGCAATCAACCAATGAAGCGGAGACAAAGGCAACTTATCGCTAAAGTTAATCTTAACAAGATTAAGGTCTTTAAGCAAAGCCTTTACTTCATCAATGCTTGCGCATTGCCCCAAAACATAAGGGATGAACTCAAATGGAGATACATTGACCTTGTTAGGGTCTTCTGGGAAGTAGTAAGCATTACCCGTAAAGGCTAATCCTGCCATACTAAGTCCTTTTTCGTTTGACGCATCAAAATAAAGAGGATAATCATCCACAACTGCTGACATACCAATCATAGCATAGTGGCTTGTCATATCATCAATTTTACGAAAAGGAAAGGTAAAGTTACGTGGTGTTACGACTACTTTTTGTCCATAAGAGAGTTCTAAGTCGAGATTACGCCCAAAATAGTAATCTTGGGTGCTATAGGTAATACCAGTACACATATATAATCCTCCTATTTTACTGGTCTTACTTTCCTTTCAACATTGCCAAATAGCTTGTTCTTAATCTATTTTGAGACACTCATGTTATTATACTAAATTGCTTTTGCTATTATAGCCACACTAAAAGAAGAGTAAGATAGGTCGTAGATTTTTTCTACTCTGCTATTATAACACATCCTTAATAAAATGGCAAAAAAAATGTTAAAAGGCTCTCGTTTTTTTTTACAAAAAAAGCTGGCATTTAGCCAACTTTTTAGTCCATTGCTTTTAGTTCTAAAACCATATCTCGCAGTTGTGCCGCCAATTCGAAATCCAAGAGTTCTGCCGCTTCTTGCATTTCTTTTTGGAGTTTTTTGATGGTCTCTTGGCGTTCTTTCTTGCTCATGGTTGACACATCAAGGTCTTTTTCAAGCTCTGTTTCTTCAGTTTTATTGGTGATTGCGATAAGGTCACGGATTTCTTTTTTGATGGTTTGTGGGACAATGCCGTGCTTGTCATTGTAAGCCATTTGCAGTCTACGACGACGAGCGGTTTCATCCATCGCTTTTTGCATGGACTCGGTTATCTTATCGGCGTACATAATCACATGCCCATTGCTATTTCTAGCGGCACGTCCAATCGTCTGGATAAGCCCACGTTCATTACGCAAGAACCCTTCCTTATCTGCATCCAGAATGGCAACCAGACTCACCTCTGGCACATCAATACCCTCACGCAGCAGGTTAATCCCAATCAAGACGTCAAAAACACCCAGACGCAAATCACGGATAATCTCTGTCCGCTCTAGGGTCTTGATATCAGAGTGCATATACTTGACCTTGACTCCCATTTCCTTGAGGTAGTCGGTCAAGTCCTCTGCCATTTTCTTGGTCAGCGTCGTGATAAAGGTGCGCTCACCCTTTTCGACACGACTGTTAATCTCACCCAGCAAGTCATCCATTTGCCCCATGGTTGGGCGCACTTCCACTTCTGGGTCCAAGAGCCCTGTCGGACGGATAATCTGCTCGACAACGGTATCGGTCTGCTCTAGCTCATAGTCACCC encodes:
- a CDS encoding IS110 family transposase, with translation MFYVGIDIAKNKHDLACINETGETVITNFRFANSCQGFHQLKLKLEQLSPITQDVQIALESTGHYNYNIVTFLRDLGYNVFAYNPLIIKEFAKSQSLRKTKTDRKDALLIARKLRSDVTPERYQTDRVLDELKELTRYQNRLIQSRSRCKNLYIRLLDIIFPELHRIVNNLYNQFIYDLLTNYPSPQRIARARFSSLLKIKRLTADKAHQIQETAKQTIGNASPVLSLELVQLIESIKHYDKQINQVQEEINLLMIELNSPITSIPGIGSRLGAIILAEIKNIHNFKNPNQLQAFAGLDPAIYQSGQMDNTGHMVKRGSSYLRYALIQAAKLIAIYSPHFKAYLRLKISQGKHYNVAVTHVAKKLIRVIYHLLKTNQLFDETKLR
- a CDS encoding carbohydrate ABC transporter permease — translated: MYTTPKKPLQLFTETFKEGDTATKLSYFIMGAANLKNKQITKGLLFLISEILFIISFIYQVIPSIKGLITLGTKSQGMTTKTIDGIKMQVATQGDNSMLMLIFGLAAVIFCLVFIYIYWCNIKSAAHLMELKAQGRKIPTLVEDVKTLSDGRFHMTLMIIPLIGVLLFTILPLIYMICLAFTNYDHNHLPPKSLFDWVGFVNFGNIFSGRMASTFFPVLSWTLIWAVFATVTNFFFGIVLALIINTKGLKFKKMWRTFFVITMAVPQFISLLIMRNLLNDAGPINALLEKIGLVSHAHPLPFLSDPIWAKFSIIFVNMWVGIPVTMLVATGIIMNLPQEQIEAAEIDGANKFQIFKSITFPQILLIMTPTLIQQFIGNINNFNVIYLLTEGGPTNSNYYQAGSTDLLVTWLYKLTVTAADYNLASVIGIIIFVLSAIFSLLAYTRTNSYKEGAAK
- a CDS encoding ABC transporter ATP-binding protein is translated as MTTLQLDHIYKKYPNATHYSVEDFNLDIKDKEFIVFVGPSGCGKSTTLRMIAGLEDITKGELKIDGAIVNDLSPKDRDIAMVFQNYALYPHMSVYDNMAFGLKLRKYSKDDIDKRVREAAEILGLTEFLERKPADLSGGQRQRVAMGRAIVRDAKVFLMDEPLSNLDAKLRVSMRAEIAKIHQRIGSTTIYVTHDQTEAMTLADRIVIMSATKNPDGSGTIGRVEQIGTPQELYNQPANKFVASFIGSPAMNFFDVKVGKDKLTNDHGLELALPEGQAKVLEAKGYLGKTVTFGIRPEDISSNNIAQTAYPNSSVEAEVVVSELLGSETMLYLKLGQDEFAARVDARDFHNPGDKVTLTFKVAKGHFFDPETSKRIAAE
- a CDS encoding ECF transporter S component — its product is MMTKRLTYAALFTALTVLLSSFSIPVPGGHFYFNKVIIFLAALVFNPLEAAVIAGLGSFLGDFFFYPAPMFVSLLVQGLAAYTVSKLAGDARSASKTQIFLALLAACFISIVGYGLGRAFVYATPTYALMKLPFDILASLLGSFLAYSLYYLSSFSKTLQKALH
- a CDS encoding 8-oxo-dGTP diphosphatase, with amino-acid sequence MSKTEKVILTNMCMIEDDKGNVVMQYRSPERYAWSGFAFPGGHIEKGESLHQAITREVYEETGLTIEHPQLVGVKHWHTKDNERYIVFLYKTSSFTGQLRSSDEGEVSWVKKESLADLELAYDLLNLMRIFDEEDLSELFYSERLEDDFVREFW
- a CDS encoding sugar ABC transporter permease — translated: MNKRKRLNLTFVYILLIVLSVIWLFPIAWVVLTSFRGEGTAFVNYFIPKTWTFDNYTKLFTQSTFPFGQWFLNTLIVATLSCIISTFITVAMAYSLSRIKFKHRNGFLKLALVLNMFPGFMSMIAVYYILKAFNLDQTLTALVLVYSAGAALGFYIAKGFFDTIPYSLDESAMIDGATRKDVFFKITLPLSKPIIVYTALMAFIAPWMDFIFAKVILGDATSKYTVAIGLFSMLQQDTINDWFMPFTAGSVIIAIPITLLFMFMQKYYVEGITGGSVK
- a CDS encoding extracellular solute-binding protein — its product is MTKKSWKKWLAASAALTLAAGLVAVSTTSPAYAASKTTLKLWVPTDSKDSYKDIVKNFEKENKNVKVKVIESNDSKAQENVKKDPSKAADVFSLPHDQLGQLVESGIIQEVPSKYAKEIKSNDTEQSVLGAQYKGKTYAFPFGIESQVLFYNKEKLSADDVKSYETITTKATFGANFKQVNAYATAPLFLSVGDTLFGKTGEDVKGTNWGNEAGVSVLQWIADQKSNKGFVNVNAENAMSKFGDGTVAAMESGPWDYSAAQKALGADKLGVAVYPTIKIGDKEVQQKAFLGVKLYAVNQAPAGSDTKRIAASYKLASYLTSADTQKQQFETRNIVPANKEIQESDTVKSNELAQAVITMGSSDTYTTVMPKLSQMSTFWTESAAILSDTYNGKIKSSDYLKRLKQFDSDLAKSK
- the bsh gene encoding choloylglycine hydrolase, which gives rise to MCTGITYSTQDYYFGRNLDLELSYGQKVVVTPRNFTFPFRKIDDMTSHYAMIGMSAVVDDYPLYFDASNEKGLSMAGLAFTGNAYYFPEDPNKVNVSPFEFIPYVLGQCASIDEVKALLKDLNLVKINFSDKLPLSPLHWLIADREHSIVVESVKEGLKVYDNPVGVLTNNPSFDMQLFSLNNYRALSPVATSNRFSDKLELDEYSRGMGTLGLPGDLTSTSRFVKATFTKFNVIPGQGEADSVSQFFHILHSVEQQKGLCNVGNDEFEYTIYSSCCNVDKGIYYYTTYNNNQITGVNMHHTDLDGDSLSLFTVIDDQQINMVN